Proteins encoded within one genomic window of Argiope bruennichi chromosome 7, qqArgBrue1.1, whole genome shotgun sequence:
- the LOC129975301 gene encoding uncharacterized protein LOC129975301, which translates to MNTKLGWTVIGRSGINKNDSSSTLMSLLVNDVNISDLWRLDTLNINDPAETQSRKELEEAAKKHFERSVTRDNEGRYVVSLPWIHDHPPLPDGRKIAERRLNSCIKALERAEKLADYDDVFQDWQSEGIIEEGDPMQEIKGQHFLPHHPVFKENSTTKVRPVFDGSAKEKNTPSINDCLEKGPNLVELIPSVINRFRIGKYGVISNIKKAFLQIGLQERHRPYIRFLWKDRRKDGNIKTLQHKRVVFGISSSPFLLGATLELHLKNAPDHLEETAQQLLRSFYVDNCVFSFNRKEELARFISESQALLSTAKFELRGWEHSPIEDKTEEKQEDRKVPVLGLLWNLPKDTISLDLKSLIKEDKGPITKRKILSTECWKLGLSWDSELPLLITERFERWKIKLTKLNDLEIPRSVREDFAEDSKFSIHVFCDASQSAYATCIFLRAESADSTSCQLIQARNRVAPLKKISIPRLELLSCTIRARLAKATISELGLENIPIFYWSDSMNALYWIKRNEKWATFVYNRVLEIRKLTNPEDWRHISGTLNPADLHHEVPMQRNL; encoded by the exons ATGAACACTAAGTTAGGGTGGACAGTTATTGGAAGAtcaggaattaataaaaatgatagttccAGCACGCTAATGTCTCTACTTGTCAACGACGTAAATATATCCGATCTTTGGAGGCTTGATACATTGAATATCAATGACCCTGCAGAAACTCAAAGTAGAAAAGAACTAGAAGAAGCGGCCAAGAAACATTTTGAACGCAGTGTAACACGAGATAACGAGGGGCGCTACGTTGTCAGTCTACCGTGGATACATGATCATCCACCTCTTCCTGATGGCAGAAAGATAGCTGAACGAAGACTTAACAGTTGTATTAAAGCCTTAGAACGTGCCGAAAAGCTGGCCGATTATGATGATGTTTTTCAGGATTGGCAGAGTGAGGGTATTATTGAAGAAGGTGATCCTATGCAAGAAATCAAAGGACAGCATTTCTTACCTCACCATCCTGTCTTCAAGGAGAATTCTACGACCAAAGTTCGACCCGTTTTTGATGGTTCAGCTAAAGAAAAGAATACACCTTCTATTAATGACTGCCTCGAAAAGGGACCAAATCTTGTAGAACTCATTCCATCAGTCATAAATCGCTTTCGTATTGGAAAATATGGTGTGATATCTAACATCAAGAAGGCCTTTCTGCAAATTGGATTACAAGAACGACATAGACCATATATCAGATTTTTATGGAAGGATAGAAGAAAAGACGGAAATATCAAGACCCTGCAGCACAAAAGAGTTGTGTTCGGAATCTCCTCCAGTCCTTTCCTTCTAGGAGCTACATtagaacttcatttaaaaaacgcTCCAGATCATCTCGAGGAAACAGCCCAGCAACTTTTGAGGTCCTTCTACGTTGATAATTGTGTTTTCAGCTTCAATAGAAAAGAAGAACTCGCTAGATTTATTTCGGAATCGCAAGCACTATTATCTACTGCCAAGTTTGAACTTCGAGGGTGGGAGCATTCTCCTATTGAAGACAAAACTGAAGAAAAGCAAGAAGACCGAAAGGTACCAGTTCTTGGGCTTCTGTGGAATTTACCAAAGGACACTATATCTCTAGATTTGAAAAGTTTGATTAAAGAAGATAAAGGacctattacaaaaagaaaaatcctgtCAACC GAATGCTGGAAATTGGGGTTGTCCTGGGATTCTGAACTCCCTCTGCTGATAACTGAAAGATTTGAACGCTGGAAGATTAAGTTAACGAAATTGAATGATCTTGAAATACCAAGAAGTGTACGTGAGGACTTTGCAGAAGATTCCAAATTTTCCATCCATGTTTTTTGTGACGCAAGTCAGAGTGCCTACGCTACATGTATCTTCTTGAGAGCTGAATCTGCTGATAGCACGTCGTGCCAGTTAATACAAGCTAGAAATAGAGTTGCTCCTTTGAAAAAGATCTCTATTCCACGCCTAGAACTTTTGTCCTGCACTATTAGAGCTAGATTGGCAAAAGCAACCATATCGGAACTTGGACTTGAGAACATACCAATCTTCTACTGGTCTGACTCTATGAATGCTTTGTATTGGatcaaaagaaatgagaaatgGGCTACTTTCGTTTACAACAGGGTACTGGAAATCCGTAAACTCACTAATCCTGAAGACTGGAGGCACATAAGTGGAACATTAAACCCAGCTGACCTTCATCACGAGGTTCCAATGCAGAGGAACTTGTGA